The Prionailurus viverrinus isolate Anna chromosome B4, UM_Priviv_1.0, whole genome shotgun sequence genome has a window encoding:
- the SMIM41 gene encoding small integral membrane protein 41, whose product MLSARGGLRRLGSAPRGPPLHSPARPACWLGLSHFWPFRAHLGSRRVSMNGSGTGASAPATWLSSCCNQSGVLPEPPEGPPVVQAAVLGVLSLLVLCGVLFLGGGLLLRAEGLTAMVLRERRASREAESSSAGRGDDNS is encoded by the coding sequence ATGCTCAGCGCCCGAGGGGGCCTACGGCGCCTAGGATCCGCCCCTCGGGGACCTCCCCTACACAGTCCAGCGAGGCCCGCCTGCTGGCTTGGGCTCTCGCACTTCTGGCCCTTCCGCGCACATCTGGGCAGCCGGCGAGTTAGCATGAACGGCTCTGGGACGGGCGCCTCGGCCCCAGCCACTTGGCTGAGCTCCTGCTGCAACCAGTCGGGGGTGCTGCCCGAGCCCCCCGAGGGGCCGCCCGTTGTGCAGGCGGCGGTGCTGGGCGTGCTGTCACTGCTTGTGCTCTGCGGGGTCCTGTTTCTGGGCGGTGGCCTCCTCCTGCGTGCGGAGGGCCTGACGGCGATGGTGCTCCGCGAGCGGCGCGCGTCCCGCGAGGCCGAGTCCAGCAGCGCCGGCCGAGGCGACGACAACTCCTAG